One genomic window of Leptospira paudalimensis includes the following:
- a CDS encoding acyl-CoA dehydrogenase family protein has product MINPKLNPYLGDEERSFYNTVFQFSEDKVYPSSEERDEKEIWSDELWKEFSKAGLTGLTIPAEYGGEGASCLLCSIATDAFASGSLDGGIGLSWVAHLVIGTMPIVFQGTEAQKAKYLTKLATGEWMAGFALTEPASGSDAASLLTKAEEVEGGWKLNGSKTFITNGPVGQVFIVMARTSEKGRGPMGISAFIVESNTPGFKVSKVLKKLGHHTSMTAELVFEDMIIPKENLLGPLNTGFMRIGKETLEWERTVFVAGLSGAMEFCFRKGMRYANERVQFGKSISSFYGMRDILVRNWVYIQAARRLIYWVAERKDRGIPSPLESSLGKLISSELAEDVAKDTVQLFGGYGYMKEYAVERFYRDVKLGTIGGGTSEIQRSIISSLYPGKEKFQKEFSAIGNPQSVTDSIQNLLFDIILIMDGEPNRKKQQSIEFAFADVLSVFVILCLSEIDTHKTIDSYPKEEKMIDRKLLSYYLVGKYLMSMSRLNQFVTKELNEIWNLYRELANSIEETVHTRFSSLQELA; this is encoded by the coding sequence ATGATTAATCCCAAACTAAATCCTTATCTGGGTGATGAGGAAAGAAGTTTTTACAACACAGTCTTTCAATTTTCAGAAGACAAGGTATACCCATCATCTGAAGAAAGGGACGAAAAAGAAATTTGGTCTGACGAACTCTGGAAAGAGTTTTCGAAAGCAGGTTTAACTGGTCTAACAATACCAGCAGAATACGGTGGTGAAGGTGCAAGTTGTTTGCTTTGTTCAATCGCAACTGATGCATTTGCTTCTGGTTCATTAGATGGAGGTATTGGTTTATCATGGGTTGCCCATTTGGTTATTGGTACGATGCCAATTGTATTCCAAGGAACTGAAGCCCAAAAAGCCAAATACCTCACTAAATTAGCAACTGGTGAATGGATGGCAGGATTTGCTCTCACAGAACCAGCGTCAGGTTCCGATGCAGCTTCCCTTCTAACAAAAGCAGAAGAAGTGGAAGGTGGATGGAAATTAAATGGATCAAAAACATTTATCACAAATGGTCCTGTCGGACAGGTGTTTATTGTCATGGCAAGAACTTCCGAAAAAGGAAGAGGACCCATGGGAATCTCTGCGTTTATCGTGGAAAGCAACACACCAGGATTTAAGGTGAGTAAGGTTTTAAAAAAATTAGGCCATCATACTTCTATGACTGCTGAACTGGTTTTCGAAGATATGATCATTCCAAAAGAAAACCTTCTTGGACCATTAAACACTGGTTTTATGAGGATAGGAAAGGAAACTTTGGAATGGGAAAGAACTGTTTTTGTTGCTGGATTAAGTGGAGCAATGGAGTTCTGTTTCCGCAAAGGAATGCGATATGCCAATGAAAGAGTCCAATTTGGGAAATCGATATCCAGTTTTTATGGAATGCGAGATATTCTTGTAAGAAACTGGGTTTATATCCAAGCAGCCAGAAGATTGATTTATTGGGTAGCAGAGAGAAAAGATAGGGGAATTCCTTCACCACTTGAAAGTAGTTTAGGTAAATTAATTTCATCTGAACTCGCTGAAGACGTAGCAAAAGACACTGTACAATTGTTTGGTGGATATGGTTACATGAAAGAGTATGCTGTTGAAAGATTTTACCGTGATGTCAAATTGGGAACGATTGGTGGTGGAACAAGTGAGATCCAAAGATCAATCATTTCTTCGTTATATCCTGGTAAGGAAAAATTCCAAAAAGAATTTAGTGCCATTGGAAATCCACAGAGTGTAACTGATTCCATTCAAAATTTACTTTTTGATATCATTCTAATAATGGATGGGGAACCAAACCGTAAAAAACAACAATCCATTGAATTTGCTTTTGCAGATGTGTTATCGGTTTTTGTGATCCTATGTTTATCTGAAATTGACACTCATAAAACGATAGATTCTTATCCAAAAGAAGAAAAAATGATAGATCGGAAGTTACTTTCGTATTATCTTGTGGGTAAGTATTTAATGTCCATGAGCCGACTCAATCAATTCGTAACAAAAGAACTAAATGAAATTTGGAATCTCTATAGAGAGTTAGCAAATTCAATTGAGGAAACAGTTCATACAAGGTTTTCTTCTCTTCAGGAGTTAGCTTAA
- a CDS encoding 7TM diverse intracellular signaling domain-containing protein: MRNTKTIFNIPILSFLLAFLLFLPANFLSAAPKIDLATEMSGVAIWNQVLVLEDPTQSIPESTIVSGEKDGEFKQLSSPNLGFSQSVFWVKLDVTNPSSQIVRWNLLFDFPLIDEIQILGDPVPKNSLRKLGDTSPFSERNVEYRNPVFPFETLPKTNSVYYLKIKSESTIPLALELWTEREFNEKINKEQIIFGIFYGILFVMIAYNFFIYIFTYEKSYLLYLFFISSIFFFHLVNNGFAFQYIWPNWVFWANYSLPFFICLSCITGIIFTHNYLSLKKHLPKVSKLMWVWVGILVLFSFITFFLHYRVAMVTSILLTVPTALLLVYSGTYTFLANVRTARYYLISWLFFLLGVLLYSLKSLGFLSDNHITRWTIQIGTALQTILLSLGLADRINFLTRSLRENLRDLSHAKIKIEESEKRFREIFQGSDEVILMMNEDFEIINANRSLSKHLGYRLDDLRNKKITEILYTGRDQKSDYNVMYVNDKLTDLKMTGSAINFRTELSQKYVKEPKEMVCRIQYIDFEETREVLMTLSPEYEDTIIQLIDSEKIELSMNNYLRNAELVSQKITSQLAKYLTNIEQTEVRSSVREIIINAVEHGNLNISFDEKSKALMEGNYLEFLQKRQEDPRYRHKKVKIEYSFSNEYVAYRITDEGRGFDHKKHMEKSLDAMNEAHVQHGRGILMTKSVFDRIEYNDKGNQVSLIKFLNRD; this comes from the coding sequence ATGCGAAATACAAAGACAATTTTTAATATTCCAATCCTCTCCTTCCTTCTTGCGTTTCTACTATTCCTTCCTGCCAATTTCTTAAGTGCGGCACCTAAAATTGATTTGGCTACCGAAATGAGTGGAGTGGCAATCTGGAACCAAGTTTTGGTTTTGGAGGACCCTACCCAATCGATTCCAGAATCAACGATTGTTTCGGGTGAAAAAGATGGAGAATTCAAACAACTCTCCTCACCTAATTTAGGTTTTTCTCAGTCTGTGTTTTGGGTCAAATTAGATGTTACCAATCCAAGTTCACAAATAGTGCGCTGGAATTTGTTATTTGATTTTCCTCTGATAGACGAAATCCAAATTTTAGGTGACCCAGTTCCCAAAAATTCGTTACGAAAACTTGGTGACACTTCACCTTTTTCCGAACGAAATGTGGAGTACAGAAATCCTGTTTTTCCCTTCGAAACACTTCCTAAAACAAACTCTGTCTATTATCTCAAAATTAAATCCGAATCAACTATCCCATTGGCATTGGAACTTTGGACGGAACGAGAATTTAATGAAAAGATAAACAAGGAACAGATAATCTTCGGGATCTTTTACGGAATATTGTTTGTGATGATTGCTTACAATTTTTTCATTTATATTTTTACGTATGAAAAAAGTTATCTACTGTATCTTTTTTTCATCAGTTCTATATTTTTCTTTCACCTAGTGAACAATGGATTTGCTTTTCAGTACATTTGGCCCAATTGGGTCTTTTGGGCAAATTATTCTTTGCCATTTTTTATCTGTTTGTCCTGCATCACGGGAATCATTTTTACTCATAATTATTTAAGTTTGAAAAAACACCTCCCAAAAGTTTCCAAATTGATGTGGGTTTGGGTAGGTATCCTTGTTTTGTTTTCTTTCATTACGTTTTTTTTACACTACCGAGTTGCGATGGTCACCTCTATATTGTTAACAGTTCCCACTGCACTTTTACTAGTGTATAGTGGAACATATACATTTTTGGCAAATGTTCGAACTGCGCGGTATTATCTAATCTCTTGGTTGTTTTTTTTGTTAGGTGTTTTGTTATATTCTTTAAAAAGTTTAGGATTTTTATCAGACAATCATATCACAAGATGGACCATTCAAATTGGAACAGCCTTACAAACAATTTTATTATCATTAGGTTTGGCAGACAGAATCAATTTTTTAACCAGAAGTTTGAGGGAAAATCTGAGGGATCTGTCTCATGCTAAGATAAAAATTGAAGAATCTGAAAAACGTTTTAGAGAAATTTTCCAAGGATCTGATGAAGTGATTTTAATGATGAACGAAGATTTTGAAATCATCAATGCGAATCGATCATTATCAAAACACCTTGGTTATCGATTAGATGATTTGAGAAACAAAAAAATTACAGAAATCCTTTATACAGGAAGAGACCAAAAATCAGATTATAACGTGATGTATGTAAATGACAAACTCACAGACTTAAAGATGACTGGATCTGCAATCAACTTTCGAACTGAGTTGTCACAAAAGTATGTAAAAGAACCAAAAGAAATGGTATGTCGTATCCAATACATTGATTTTGAAGAAACAAGAGAAGTGTTAATGACCTTATCTCCCGAATATGAAGATACCATTATCCAACTCATTGATTCTGAAAAAATTGAACTTTCTATGAATAATTATCTACGAAATGCAGAACTTGTTTCCCAAAAAATAACTTCGCAATTAGCAAAATATCTAACAAACATTGAACAAACGGAAGTTCGCTCTTCTGTTCGAGAGATCATCATCAATGCTGTTGAACATGGAAATTTGAATATCAGTTTTGATGAAAAATCAAAAGCACTGATGGAAGGAAATTACTTAGAGTTTTTGCAAAAACGACAAGAAGATCCAAGGTATCGTCACAAAAAAGTAAAAATAGAATATTCCTTTAGCAATGAATATGTAGCTTATCGAATCACCGATGAAGGCAGAGGATTTGATCATAAAAAACATATGGAAAAATCGTTAGATGCAATGAACGAGGCACATGTCCAACACGGAAGAGGGATCCTCATGACAAAATCGGTATTTGACCGAATTGAATACAACGACAAAGGGAATCAGGTCAGTTTGATCAAATTTCTCAATCGTGATTAA
- a CDS encoding MaoC family dehydratase, whose product MYNQGKRFSEIQIGEKASFTKTISETDVYLFAGISGDFNPLHVDEEYAKTTSFGTRIAHGGLAASLLAPVLGMKLPGLGTVALETTTKFRKPVYFGDTITCLVEVVEKVERIKAVKMKIVWSNQKGEVVSKGETLVIPPG is encoded by the coding sequence ATGTACAATCAAGGAAAACGTTTTTCAGAAATCCAAATTGGAGAAAAAGCATCGTTTACAAAAACAATTTCGGAAACAGATGTTTATCTTTTTGCTGGGATTAGTGGAGATTTTAATCCTTTACATGTGGACGAGGAATATGCCAAAACAACTAGTTTTGGAACAAGAATCGCACATGGGGGCCTTGCTGCTTCCTTACTAGCTCCTGTATTGGGAATGAAGTTGCCTGGCCTGGGAACTGTTGCTTTAGAAACAACAACTAAGTTTCGAAAACCAGTTTATTTTGGAGATACAATCACCTGTTTGGTGGAAGTGGTTGAAAAAGTAGAAAGGATAAAAGCCGTTAAAATGAAAATTGTTTGGTCTAATCAGAAAGGAGAAGTGGTTAGTAAAGGTGAGACCTTGGTCATTCCTCCTGGTTGA
- a CDS encoding acyltransferase family protein — MGRLIYLDNLRSFALLLGIVFHSAIVYASDIKYAIQTEERSEILSYFCYWIHSFRMPMFYMISGFFSAMVIEKKGTSFYLDGRLKRVLIPTIFGLLFLAPIQYFLMEKLNAPNVSLVDFLSSFFTKDKFQHSHIWFLVDLFLFSMIYVLVQKPLNRFAKWKPFRNLYGKVFYLLCFSFILVLLAHTQFGKGESIYGIFKLTFVYQFAFFIVGVFCFFWKEILFEVSMPKLKPYAILVWAILVSLLLMELEISDPLWIYFSYANPMYRIFHIFLWVLSPFLWTVFFVFAFVQFGNDEGKMGTYIIEASLPIYLLHHPISLTYAYMMKESPYPIWGKFLFHNLFVLVFSFLLYEILIKRSRSLRFIFGLKIN; from the coding sequence ATGGGACGACTCATATACCTAGATAATTTACGTTCTTTTGCCTTATTACTTGGGATTGTTTTCCATTCTGCGATTGTTTACGCTTCAGATATCAAATATGCCATCCAAACAGAAGAACGAAGTGAAATTTTATCCTACTTTTGTTATTGGATCCATAGTTTTCGAATGCCAATGTTTTATATGATTTCTGGTTTTTTTTCAGCAATGGTCATTGAAAAAAAAGGAACTTCATTTTATTTAGATGGGAGATTAAAAAGAGTATTGATACCAACAATTTTTGGATTGTTGTTTCTAGCTCCGATTCAATATTTTTTGATGGAAAAACTGAATGCACCTAATGTAAGTTTAGTGGATTTTTTGAGTTCGTTTTTTACAAAAGATAAGTTTCAACATTCTCATATTTGGTTTTTAGTTGATTTATTTTTGTTTAGTATGATTTATGTTCTGGTACAAAAACCTTTGAATCGATTTGCTAAGTGGAAACCATTTAGAAATTTATACGGAAAAGTATTTTATCTACTTTGTTTTTCTTTTATTCTAGTTCTCTTGGCCCATACACAATTTGGAAAAGGGGAATCTATTTACGGTATTTTTAAATTAACCTTTGTTTACCAGTTTGCTTTTTTTATTGTGGGTGTGTTTTGTTTTTTTTGGAAGGAGATACTTTTTGAAGTTTCCATGCCAAAATTAAAACCTTACGCGATTTTGGTTTGGGCTATCTTAGTTTCTCTTTTACTCATGGAGTTAGAAATTTCCGATCCTTTATGGATTTATTTTTCCTATGCAAATCCAATGTATCGTATTTTCCATATTTTTTTATGGGTTCTTTCGCCATTTTTATGGACTGTATTCTTTGTATTTGCCTTTGTTCAATTCGGAAATGATGAAGGTAAAATGGGAACATATATCATCGAAGCAAGTTTACCAATTTACTTATTGCACCATCCAATTTCACTAACGTATGCTTATATGATGAAAGAAAGTCCTTACCCGATTTGGGGTAAGTTTCTCTTTCATAATCTTTTTGTTTTGGTGTTTAGTTTTCTACTCTATGAGATTTTAATCAAAAGATCGCGATCGTTACGTTTTATCTTTGGATTAAAAATAAATTAA
- a CDS encoding flavin monoamine oxidase family protein has protein sequence MNRKTFLKNLTATAAGLSLLSPKKFYGQSTGVVNAETKTRTSGAKKAIVLGGGLSGLYSAYLLKQTGYDVTVVERGDQFGGRIATYSNPSLGIVQDLGGEWISENQTDIKSLVKQLGLELVNANVTERFSLSKNNSDLHKISSSSIDTLDKVIDLHKSLGTGQKQGLDKINFSSYARYQGLTEEEIRSMNDLYRIILGADLNQISSESVLDDLSALQSALKPKYLVSSGAEQIIQALVSQLKGQELLLGESATKVSQQKNQVSVELSSGRIIKGNLIVCTLPSAAVLDIKWTPTLPKDLIYSALRMQTGKISKNICFVKSNSTYSNFFQSTNTAAETLYVSDQAIGQNITAVTSISTGDKASLFEKGSDRQKKNLMLSALEELGNFELLQENPFHFHSFQKTTGRSGFVSLFPPGSYGIKDVWNEPFERVFFAGEHLALHTGSMDSAVASAIQAISKT, from the coding sequence ATGAATCGAAAAACATTCCTTAAAAATTTGACTGCCACAGCAGCGGGCTTAAGCCTCCTCTCCCCTAAAAAATTCTACGGACAATCCACAGGTGTGGTAAACGCAGAAACAAAAACAAGAACCTCAGGTGCAAAAAAAGCCATCGTACTCGGTGGGGGTTTGTCGGGACTTTATTCTGCCTACTTATTAAAACAAACAGGTTATGATGTAACAGTCGTCGAAAGAGGAGACCAGTTTGGTGGTAGGATTGCCACTTATTCCAATCCTAGTTTGGGAATTGTACAAGACTTAGGTGGCGAATGGATTAGCGAGAACCAAACAGACATTAAGAGTCTTGTCAAACAACTAGGGCTTGAGTTAGTGAATGCAAATGTCACAGAACGATTTTCATTATCTAAAAACAATTCCGACCTACATAAAATTTCTAGTTCATCCATCGATACATTAGATAAAGTCATTGATTTACACAAATCTTTAGGCACAGGCCAAAAACAAGGATTGGATAAAATCAATTTTTCATCTTATGCAAGGTACCAAGGATTAACAGAAGAAGAAATAAGGTCAATGAATGATCTTTATCGTATCATTTTGGGTGCTGACTTAAACCAAATCTCCAGTGAATCGGTATTAGATGACCTCTCAGCACTGCAATCTGCACTCAAACCGAAGTATTTGGTTAGTAGCGGAGCAGAACAAATCATCCAAGCACTTGTATCACAATTAAAGGGACAAGAATTATTACTTGGGGAATCAGCAACAAAAGTTTCCCAACAGAAAAACCAAGTGTCTGTTGAGTTATCCTCTGGACGTATCATCAAAGGAAATTTGATTGTTTGTACATTGCCTTCTGCAGCTGTGTTAGACATCAAGTGGACACCAACTTTACCGAAGGATCTAATCTATTCTGCTCTGCGCATGCAAACAGGTAAAATTTCAAAGAACATCTGTTTTGTAAAAAGTAATAGTACTTATTCTAATTTTTTCCAGTCCACGAATACGGCCGCTGAAACTTTATATGTTTCTGACCAAGCGATTGGCCAAAATATAACGGCCGTTACGTCTATATCAACTGGGGATAAAGCTTCCTTATTTGAAAAAGGAAGTGATCGTCAGAAAAAAAACCTGATGTTGTCTGCTCTGGAAGAATTGGGCAATTTTGAGTTATTACAAGAAAACCCTTTCCATTTCCATAGTTTTCAAAAAACAACCGGTAGGTCAGGGTTTGTATCCCTATTCCCACCAGGTAGTTATGGAATCAAAGATGTTTGGAACGAACCGTTTGAAAGAGTATTTTTTGCAGGAGAACATCTTGCCTTACACACGGGAAGTATGGATAGTGCAGTTGCCTCTGCCATCCAAGCCATTAGTAAAACTTAA
- a CDS encoding HNH endonuclease, whose product MTDPPLEPFFSDVSDEEIRRERKKAKDLKNTAWWKNKRASGICHYCGKKFKVEDLTMDHLIPLIRGGKSVKANLVPACKECNFKKKHSLPFEKEFFN is encoded by the coding sequence ATGACCGATCCTCCGCTAGAACCATTTTTCTCTGATGTCAGCGATGAAGAAATCCGAAGGGAAAGGAAAAAAGCCAAAGACTTAAAAAATACAGCTTGGTGGAAAAACAAACGTGCCTCTGGAATTTGCCATTATTGTGGTAAAAAATTCAAAGTTGAAGACCTAACAATGGACCATCTAATTCCACTTATACGAGGTGGGAAGTCAGTCAAAGCTAATTTAGTTCCTGCATGTAAAGAATGTAATTTCAAAAAAAAACATAGTCTACCCTTTGAGAAGGAATTCTTTAACTAA
- a CDS encoding DUF1292 domain-containing protein, with the protein MENKEFGFQADDFLPNRTSEEIDLVDEKGNSYQWEVFYSFSLLGNDYLVFIPTTEQEYQFVNVEMDDPDSEVPGYIVMRLGQDEAGEEILEEILDEDELEEVREFVEDEIGLVGQFLNQEE; encoded by the coding sequence ATGGAAAATAAGGAATTTGGATTCCAAGCAGATGATTTTTTACCCAACCGAACTTCCGAAGAAATTGATTTGGTGGATGAAAAAGGAAATAGTTACCAATGGGAAGTTTTTTATTCATTTTCTTTACTCGGAAATGATTATCTCGTTTTTATACCCACAACAGAGCAAGAATACCAATTTGTGAATGTAGAAATGGATGATCCAGATTCGGAAGTGCCAGGATACATAGTCATGCGACTTGGGCAAGACGAGGCTGGGGAAGAAATTTTAGAAGAAATTTTGGATGAAGATGAACTAGAAGAAGTTCGTGAATTCGTAGAAGATGAAATTGGTTTAGTTGGCCAATTCCTCAACCAGGAGGAATGA
- a CDS encoding sensor histidine kinase, which translates to MKAAARIAIFYLFFGYLWIYYSDYAISLFSLSAEDIREIQSLKGWGFVTISAFIIYFLLVRELKYQKKVLSEKFESDQLFQVILERIEDAVIVFNLDTWKIDFLSEQVCRLFDAKTGDILSNPQILIDRVYEADRARMTQIWMNQLRENHTGLLYRIQMKDGKIKWALEHRLFIPSIDGSPNKAVAVISDMTSYMENQTKLEQSLKENETLLTEVHHRVKNNLAVIISFLQLQVYSSPPETADILEQSIVRIKAIALVHEKLYSGKNLSGLSSVDYITSLVENIKLMYMRTDILIELDIQKMEFNIIDAIPMGLMITEMLTNSFRHAFKIPKEDAQIKIEFIVNENGQFELKYRDNGSGFPIGFDYRKAETIGLSVIFSLSSQLNGREIECSSSPGQGVFYHFSFSPKRINSK; encoded by the coding sequence GTGAAAGCAGCTGCCCGGATTGCAATTTTTTATTTGTTCTTCGGGTATCTGTGGATTTATTACTCTGATTATGCAATTTCCTTATTTTCGCTTTCAGCAGAAGATATTAGGGAAATTCAAAGCTTAAAAGGGTGGGGATTTGTTACAATCTCAGCCTTTATCATCTATTTTCTGTTAGTTCGGGAATTAAAATACCAAAAAAAAGTATTGTCCGAGAAGTTTGAATCGGATCAATTATTCCAAGTTATATTGGAACGAATTGAAGATGCAGTGATCGTCTTCAATTTGGATACTTGGAAAATTGATTTTTTAAGTGAACAAGTCTGCCGGTTATTTGATGCCAAAACTGGCGATATTTTATCGAATCCGCAAATATTGATAGATCGTGTTTATGAGGCTGACCGTGCGCGTATGACTCAAATATGGATGAATCAATTAAGGGAAAATCATACGGGTTTATTGTATCGGATTCAGATGAAAGATGGAAAAATCAAATGGGCATTGGAACACCGATTGTTCATTCCATCAATAGATGGAAGTCCAAACAAAGCAGTAGCAGTTATCTCGGATATGACCAGTTATATGGAGAATCAGACCAAACTGGAGCAATCTTTAAAAGAAAATGAAACTTTGCTAACGGAAGTCCACCATCGTGTTAAAAATAACCTCGCTGTTATCATTTCCTTTTTGCAATTACAAGTATATTCCTCTCCACCTGAAACCGCAGATATTTTAGAACAAAGTATTGTTAGAATTAAAGCTATTGCACTTGTGCATGAAAAATTATACAGCGGTAAAAACTTATCAGGTTTGAGTTCTGTCGATTATATCACAAGTCTTGTTGAAAATATAAAACTCATGTATATGCGTACAGATATTCTCATCGAACTAGATATTCAAAAAATGGAGTTTAATATCATAGATGCAATTCCAATGGGACTTATGATAACAGAGATGTTAACTAATAGTTTTAGACACGCATTTAAAATTCCAAAAGAAGATGCACAAATCAAAATTGAATTTATTGTAAATGAAAATGGTCAATTCGAATTAAAATATCGTGATAATGGAAGTGGATTTCCAATTGGTTTTGATTATCGAAAAGCAGAAACCATTGGATTGTCAGTTATTTTTTCATTGAGTAGTCAACTAAATGGGCGAGAGATTGAATGTTCCTCAAGCCCTGGCCAAGGTGTCTTTTATCATTTTTCATTTTCGCCTAAAAGAATAAATTCAAAATAA
- a CDS encoding AMP-dependent synthetase/ligase, producing MNQNYQILYQALESVANTFPTKISFRKRKSTTEFPGISFGELKEFVDHLTSGFIDLGVEVGDRIGFFCDASVNWLRTDLSILTAGAVVVPRGTDIVREEILYILNHSEAKFLVVQKPKDKKRIDDLLGELPHLKQIFVLENEQGELISGPNSILSLVEKGKEIWKTNGKQNLENRIKQIDPDALATLIYTSGTTGNPKGVMLSQKGWITAIQNTIARLDMNSNDNAVSLLPPWHAFERAIEYAGIFLGLDFLVSNMTSLKDDLRDFRPTIFPSVPRIWESVYNGIMAKVAKEGGFKEKLFHFFLSVGATWARFYAMFMGFEFEIKKPNIIFSLCKRSYALLILIFLSPFKLLSIKIFLTIHKALGGRIRICISAGSALPSVVDGFLSAIGLKVLEGYGMTETSAVVSIRSNTKPTKGTVGIPIDGYSIRLKDETGKILTKTGDKGTLWIKSKQILKGYYKRPELNQVVFDSDGFFDTGDLMMISHRNELVFAGRSKDTIALIGGENVEPIPIEDKLLTSSYIDQVMVVGHDKKTLAALIVPNFEAVEAKIPGLSKDKAVEWNSNPKVRELFRSEISKIISKDNGFKSFEMIPANNFYVVPRPFDPDVEMTRTLKMKRNIISEVFTKQIEGIYQ from the coding sequence ATGAACCAAAACTACCAAATCCTTTACCAAGCATTGGAATCCGTCGCAAATACCTTCCCAACGAAAATTTCGTTCCGGAAACGGAAGTCGACCACTGAGTTTCCTGGGATCAGTTTTGGAGAATTGAAAGAGTTTGTCGACCACTTGACTTCGGGATTCATCGATCTTGGTGTTGAGGTAGGAGACCGAATCGGATTTTTTTGTGATGCATCCGTTAATTGGCTTCGGACCGATCTTTCGATTTTAACGGCTGGTGCGGTGGTAGTCCCAAGAGGGACAGATATCGTTCGTGAAGAAATTTTATACATCTTAAACCATTCTGAAGCAAAGTTTTTGGTGGTTCAAAAACCAAAAGACAAAAAGAGAATCGATGACTTGTTAGGTGAACTTCCTCATTTGAAACAAATTTTTGTTTTGGAAAATGAACAAGGTGAACTTATTTCTGGACCTAATTCTATTTTGTCTTTGGTGGAAAAGGGAAAAGAAATTTGGAAAACAAATGGAAAACAAAACTTAGAAAATCGAATCAAACAAATTGATCCAGATGCTTTGGCGACTTTAATTTATACTTCAGGGACTACAGGAAATCCTAAAGGTGTGATGTTGTCTCAAAAAGGATGGATCACAGCCATTCAAAATACGATTGCACGTTTGGATATGAATTCAAATGACAATGCTGTTAGTTTATTGCCACCTTGGCATGCCTTTGAAAGAGCAATTGAATATGCAGGTATATTCCTTGGTTTAGATTTTTTGGTTTCCAATATGACAAGCCTAAAGGATGACCTTCGTGATTTTCGACCTACGATTTTTCCATCCGTTCCAAGGATATGGGAATCTGTTTATAATGGGATTATGGCAAAAGTTGCTAAAGAAGGTGGATTCAAAGAAAAGTTATTCCATTTCTTTTTAAGCGTCGGTGCTACATGGGCACGTTTCTATGCGATGTTTATGGGATTTGAGTTTGAAATCAAAAAACCTAACATAATCTTTTCGTTATGCAAACGTAGTTATGCATTATTGATTTTAATTTTTCTCTCTCCTTTTAAGTTACTCAGTATAAAAATTTTTTTGACCATACACAAAGCATTGGGTGGAAGGATACGAATTTGTATTTCTGCTGGATCTGCTTTACCAAGTGTTGTGGATGGGTTTTTATCCGCCATTGGATTAAAAGTTTTAGAAGGTTATGGAATGACAGAAACTTCTGCTGTTGTTTCCATTCGATCCAATACAAAACCAACCAAAGGAACTGTTGGAATACCAATTGATGGTTATTCTATTCGTTTAAAAGATGAAACAGGTAAAATCCTAACAAAAACAGGAGATAAAGGGACTCTTTGGATTAAATCCAAACAGATATTAAAGGGTTATTATAAAAGACCTGAACTCAATCAGGTTGTTTTTGATTCAGATGGTTTTTTTGACACTGGTGATTTGATGATGATTTCACATCGAAACGAACTTGTGTTTGCTGGTAGATCGAAAGATACCATTGCTCTCATAGGTGGTGAAAACGTTGAGCCAATCCCAATTGAAGACAAACTGTTAACATCGTCTTATATTGATCAAGTAATGGTAGTTGGTCATGATAAAAAAACATTGGCTGCGCTGATTGTCCCGAATTTTGAGGCGGTTGAAGCAAAAATTCCGGGTTTATCAAAAGACAAAGCTGTTGAATGGAACTCGAATCCGAAAGTTCGTGAACTATTTCGATCGGAGATTTCTAAAATTATATCTAAGGATAATGGATTTAAGTCTTTTGAAATGATTCCAGCTAACAATTTCTATGTGGTGCCAAGGCCATTTGATCCAGATGTGGAAATGACAAGAACTCTTAAAATGAAGCGAAATATAATTTCGGAAGTATTTACAAAACAAATCGAAGGAATTTACCAATGA